The DNA region TTGCTTCGTAAGGAGAATGATGATGATAGTAGTTTCAATAATGCTAGTATATGGAGCCAACTCACATTTCAATGGCTAAACCCTTTGTTTGAAAAGGGTCGAATCGAGAAACTTGAATTGCACCATGTTCCTTCAGTTCCAGAATCTGAAACTGCAGACAATGCTTCGTTGTTGCTCGAAGAATCGATTcgaaaacagaaaacaaaatcCACTTCATTGCCAAAAGCAATAACTGGTACCGTATGGAAGTCTCTGGCTATCAATGCAGTTTTTGCAGGTATTTTCCCTTCTTAAATCCATTGCATAAACTGTCTATGCAACAGCATATTGTAATGCTTATATTTTACTGTTTTTTGTAGGGCTTAATACAATTGCTTCATATATTGGACCTTTCCTTATAAGCAACTTTGTGAATTTCTTAACACAAAAGGATGATAGTTCAAGCTACCAATATGGACTGGTTCTTGCATTTATCTTCTTATTTTCGAAGACTGTGGAATCGTTGACTCAACGGCTGTGGTACTTCGGTGCTCATAGGATCGGAATAAGGGTTCGTGCGGCTCTCACGGTGTTGATTTACAAAAAGTCTTTATCAACTAAGTTTGTTGGTCCAAGCAATGGAAAAGTCATTAATCTCATCAATGTAGATGCTGAGAGGATTGGAGACTTTTGTTGGTACATTCATGGAGTTTGGTTGTTACCTATACAAGTCTTTCTAGCCTTGGTAATACTTTACTGGAATCTCGGGGCGGCTCCTTCTGTTGCTGCCGTTTTTGCTACTATTTTGGTGATGGTGAGCAACACTCCGTTGGCTAATAGGCAAGAAAGGCTTCATTCCAAAATCATGGAAGCTAAGGATTCGAGGATAAAAGTGACTTCGGAGACTCTAAAAAGCATGAGAGTCTTGAAACTTCATTCATGGGAGCCTACGTTCTTGAATAAGCTTCTTCAACTTAGGGAAACAGAGAGGAACTGGCTTAAGAAGTACTTATATACGTGCTCGGCTGTCGCGTTTCTGTTTTGGGCATCACCAACTCTCGTGTCAGTCATCACGTTCGGTGTCTGCATTTTGTTGGAAACTCCATTAACATCAGGGACAGTACTTTCAGCTCTAGCAACTTTTCGGATTCTACAAGAACCTATATACAACCTTCCGGAGTTAATTTCCATGATTGCTCAGACAAAAGTCTCATTCGATCGAATTCAAGAGTTCGTTGGAGAAGAAGATCAAAGGAAGTTCATTACTAGCTCTGGTCCAAAAGAATCTGGTGTTGCAGTCGAAATCGAGGCAGGGGAATATGCTTGGGACTCAAGTAGCCAAAGCTTAAAGAACCCAACCATCAAAATCACAGAGAAGATGAAGATAATGAAAGGTTACAAGATAGCCATTTGTGGCTCCGTTGGCTCAGGTAAATCGAGCCTGCTTTGTAGCATACTAGGTGAGATCCCTAGGATTTCTGGTGCAGTTATTAAGGTTTATGGGAAAAAGGCTTATGTTCCTCAAAGACCTTGGGTTCAAACAGGCACTATTAGAGAGAATATATTATTCGGGAAGGATATGGATGATGCTTTCTATGAAAGTGTTCTTGAAGCATGTGCCTTGAACCAAGATATTGAGATGTGGGATAATAAAGATATGAGTGTTGTCGGAGAACGGGGAATGAACTTAAGTGGAGGCCAAAAGCAGAGGATTCAATTGGCAAGGGCTGTTTACAGTGATTCCGATATTTATATCCTAGATGACCCTTTTAGTGCAGTTGATGCTCATACAGGAACGCATTTGTTCAAGGTAATAAACATCTCTAACTCTCTTTTTTCGAACTGTTACTTGTTATTCAAGCAAGATACTTGGTGTTCATAGATTCATACTCTTACATGAAGTTTCCTCATGTTTGTAGAAATGTCTAAAGGGATTGTTGTCCGAGAAGACTGTTATTTATGCCACACACCAATTAGAATTTCTAGATGCAGCAGACCTGGTTCTGGTAAGCTCTTACAGTTCGTAGTTTCGTACTCTGATCGTAGTGTCTCGTTTTTACCTTTTTGCACATTTTCTTGCAGGTGATGAAAGATGGTCTCGTTGTTCAGTCAGGGAAATACGAGGAGTTGATTGCTGATTCCGATGGTGAACTTGTTAGGCAAATGAATGCTCATAGGAAATCATTAGACCAAATGAATCCTCCCCAAGATGATGATTCCTTGATTGCCAAACCGTGTCAAATTAGTCAAATTGAAGTTATAGAAGAAAAATATGGAGATCCCCTTTGCTTTGGCAAGCTCTTCGAACGGAGTCAAGAAGAAAAAACGGAAACCGGTCGTGTCAAATGGAGTGTTTACTCGACCTTTGTTACTGCAGCTTATAAGGGAGCTCTCGTTCCGGTCGTTCTCTTATGTCAAGTTCTCTTTCAGGGACTACAAATAGGAAGCAATTACTGGATCGCGTGGGCAACCGAGGAAAATCACAAGGTATCAAGAGAACAGTTAATAGGCATATTTGTTATGTTGTCTGGTGGAAGCTCTATCTTCATACTGGGAAGGGCAGTTTTGTTGGCAACTATTGCGATCGAAACAGCTCAACGTCTCTTCCTCGGAATGATAACATCAGTTTTTCGTGCACCCATTTCGTTCTTTGACTCAACACCCTCAAGTCGAATCCTCAACAGGGTTAGTTTCTTGTTTGCAACAAAAAGTTCATAATATTGCCTAATGGTCAGCTCATCATACTCTCTTTTTGGTTATTACAGTCTTCAACGGATCAAAGCACATTAGATACAGACATTCCTTACCGATTAGCCGGACTCGCATTTGCTCTTATTCAGTTGCTCAGCATCATTATCCTTATGTCCCATGTTGCCTGGCAGATCTTCCTTCTCTTCATCGCGATCCTTGGGATCTCTTTCTGGTATCAGGTGAGTACCATTTACTCAAAATACGAAATGTTGCCAATGAAATTGCTAAAACAATGACTAATATAACCATAATTTTCTGCAGACCTACTATATAACAACGGCTAGGGATCTAGCAAGGATGGTTGGAAGCAGAAAGGCTCCAATCTTGCATCATTTCTCGGAATCCATCACAGGGGCCGGAACAATTCGATGTTTCAACCAGGAAGACAGGTTCATAGAGAAAAACCTGAGCTTAATCGATGATTATTCTCGCGTAGCATTCCATAACTCCGGCACAATGGAATGGCTGTGTGTTAGaatcaactttcttttcaattttgttttcttcctGGTGTTAATCATCCTGGTGAGCTTGCCAAGGTCCACTATCGACCCCAGTAAGTCCTTTTCTTACTGCCTTGATAGtttattgttttttgtttttgaagtttCTTAACGCTGAATACCCTGTTTCGTGTTTTTGTGTCATATATCAGGCTTGGCAGGATTGGCAGCCACTTATGGTTTGAACTTGAATGTACTACAGGCATGGGTGATATGGAACTTATGTAACGTCGAAAACAAAATGATATCTGTTGAGAGAGTTCTTCAATTTACAAACATTGCTAGCGAAGCTCCTTTAGTGATCGAAGATCATAGACCGAAACCTGAGTGGCCAACGGAAGGAACGATTGAACTTGAAAACCTTCAGGTTCAATACAAACCAACTCTCCCAGTGGTTCTTAAAGGTATAACTTGCACTTTCCCTGGAGAAATGAAGATTGGAGTTGTTGGAAGAACAGGAAGCGGAAAGTCCACTTTGATTCAAGCTCTTTTCAGGGTGGTCGAGCCTTCAGGTGGACGGATCATTATCGATGGAGTCGATATTTCCACCATTGGCTTGCAGGACTTGAGGTCTAGACTGGGCATAATCCCACAAGATCCAACATTGTTTCAAGGAACCATAAGAACCAACCTGGATCCTTTGCAACAGCATACAGATCAAGAAATCTGGGAGGTAAATGTTAAATCCTGGTTTCTCTGACGATATATACAGGAGAAATGGTTACGGATGTTGGGATTCGAATCCCGAACCTACTGCATATCAGGGTGGTTGAATAAACCAACTTAGCTTAACTCCGGGCTCTTCTCAAATTATCCGGTTTCATTGGATCCTTGCAGCAGCATATGGATCAAGACATAGGGAAAATGGTTGCAGATGTTGGGATTCGAATCCCGAACTTGCTGCATATCGGGGTGGTTGAATAAACCGACTGAGTTAAACTCTGAGTTCTTCTCAAATTATCCGGTTTCACTATACGGATCAAGACATAGGGAAAATGGTTGCATATGTTGGGATTCGAATCCCAAACCTACTGAATATCGGGGAGGTAACTGTTATATCCTGGTTTCTCTGATAACATATATACAAGAAAACTGGTTATGGATGTTGGGATTCGAATCCCGAACTTGCTTTACCTCTCAAATTATCTGCTTTCGCCAAAAGAAACTCAGGAAAAAATTGTTACAAATGTTGAGGTTCGAATCCAGAACTGGCTGACTATCAGGATGGTTGAATAAACCAACCGAACTAAACTCAAGGTTCTCGAATTTATCCGGTTTCACTGAAAAGAAACTCATGACAGGTCCTTCACAAGTGTCGTCTTGCAGACATAGTGAGGCAGGATCAAAGGCTTCTCGATGCTCCAGGTATAAACGTTAACTCGAACATGAGCGTCAATACGAGTATGCATCCGACACGGATACGTTATACTCTTTTTTAAGGTTTGTTTCTTTCATGTATATCAAGCCAAAGGGGACCAAAAaaggtatatttaccatttaGTCGTTAAAATCTTATGCAATTACATTTTAGTATAACCGTAAAATTTTACTTTGGCCCCCCAATAATTTACAATTCATCTATGGTCTCCCTAAAGTAATTTTCTGACTTCGTCCTTGTTTAGAAGCAAGGACGAAGGCAAAAGAGGGCAGACAGTAGCCTTGGCTCCATGATAAAGTTACcatttagtcccttaaatttttacacaattacatgttagtataataataaaattacactttggtcctcctaaaataaatttctgattttgtctTTGTTTGGAAGTATCTATATCCCCGCACACTTGACCGATATAACATCGGAAAATGGGTGTTGGGCAGaattattttgagaaaaatgacgAGTTTCGGGATAACGTTATTCGTGCAGTGGCCGAAGACGGAGAGAATTGGAGCGTTGGACAAAGGCAACTTGTTTGCTTAGCAAGGGTTCTTCTAAAGAAAAGGAGAATCTTGGTGTTGGATGAAGCAACAGCTTCCATTGATACAGCAACAGATAATGTGATTCAAGAGACAATAAGGGAAGAGACAAGCAAATGTACTGTCATCACTGTGGCACATAGGATACCAACTGTTATTGACAATGACTTGGTTCTGGTTCTTGATAAAGGTAAGTTTCAATCttttttatcataaatttaaaatttggtccCGGAACTATTTCCGTTTTTCGACTTTGGTATCTTTTCTTATCCCACTTTAGTACCAAAACTATCGTTTTAATCCCATTTTAACCCTCAAAAGTTTTCATGTCCAATAAAAATGTGTCACATGTcatgtttttattgattttttttgtgtaaattggGACAAAGAACCAAAGTAGGAAAATGATTATAGCTCAATGATAAAATTGTGACATAAGCCTATATTTAATGTTGTTTGAATCGGATCGAATTGGCCGGTTGGATTAGTTGGACCAAGAACCGACTATCGGTCCAAAGAGTATCTTTGAATTGGTTAGATCGGAACCGGTATAAGTCGGTTGAATTGgactttttcattctttttattttgaatttttatatttttttaattaggccGGTGTGACTGATCCACCGACGACTTGACTTTAAAAAATATTGcctatattataatatatatgcatatttagataattttatttgGTAATTTAGTCTTTCTTCATAACCAACTCTTTTTTGGATGAGTGGGAAGGAGTAGGAGTGATTTCATTTCGGTTAGGTtggtttttttagattttttgaacTGTTCATCATAATTCGTTATGACTTAAATCGTTTCTCAATTTTTTCATGTTATTGTTTGATTTTGGatttttagacttattttgattaaaattaactttGTTTTATAGCTTTTCAATATTActtgacaaaattttaaaatatttttcataaatatttctaaaaattataatttttcaaattactttgactattttaaatataaaatattttttatattataaaaattaaaattgaatatatattaaataaaaataggtttCGATTTGTTTTTTGGGTAATTGTGATTTTTTAACTTGTATTTCATAAACCATTCAAACACTTCGGTTCGTGTTGATTTTCGTTTTCTTGCTCAATCCTAGTAAAGAGTTTGATACTACTTGAGTAAGGTTTCAAGTTTAAATATTGTGGGTGAAGAAATAGTTTTACTTTCGTTTAGGGATTCACTCGGCTCGATACATTGATTCAATGTGACTTGTATATGGAAGAGTATTTGATaagaaaaacttataaaatttaagtataattaaaatatataaaaataaggttAATATCTGATACATTGGccgtgtatttttttttatttcacaagtaacCTCTACATATTGCCACCtgtctcatttaaaaaaaaaaaattatttttttaatattttattatacttataTAAAACACTTGTcaactattaatattattttttccaTCTTACCTTTGAACTTTATATAATAATATGAGATTGGGTCGGGTCAGAACAAGccggtttagttttttttatggcAAACtctaaattatgctattagtcattatattttattttgattaattttagtcatagtacttttcaattttttaaaaaaaattagttttaactAAAATAGTAATAGTTAAATCCATTTGATTAAATTCAATTAGTAGTTTGTGCATATAATTGTAAATTTGGTCCATATTATTCAACTAGATCATTTTAAATCTtaatacttttcgaattttaaaatttcagtattGATGCAAATAACAgtcattaattcattaattaaatttttattagatattaggtgaaaataacaagctgGCATAACATtatataaatgataatatatttaacatatcaaattttaaaaatagcataacttaacttaataaattaataataactgtttgatttaaaaaaatacaagaactaaaagttaacatataaatattaaatctacaACATTCGTGTAAAGTATAGGACTAATAgctaaatttaactttttttaatagagaatatttttttaatatcctcattatagatttttatcatatctatttttttatataatttttaaaactatatatagttactttctaacccataaataggagaataatacgTTTTATCGCGTTTAAATCTATATATTTCTGTATTgacaacaatatatatattaatcgaactaaaactcaacaatatatatattaatcgaactaaaactcaCGCAGAATTGgtatttgtttcttttgtttttatctgcttgaaaaaaagaaagttatgttttatgcttcttctttttttaatttgccAGGGAAAATTGTGGAGTACGATAAGCCCGGGAACTTACTCGAAGATAGTTGTTCTTCGTTCTCGAAGCTGGTGGCTGAGTTCTTAAGATCATCATCCaagagtaataataataatgttcaCCACCGTTAAGGATCTATGTCGAGGATCGACGGTAATGGTGGATATGAACTGCCCAAAAAATGTTGAAAGGGGGAATCGATGAACGGATCGTGGCTCGACGGCGAGAGATTGTCGATCGTGTTCGAAGGTTTCTGCCATGAAATCGTGAGGATCGAGTTTTTGAATATGGAGGGAAAAAGAAGTTGCGGAGATGATTTGTTTGAGCAAAAAATGATCGAAAATGGCGGCATGGTGGAGAAACCATCGGGGATTTTCATTTTGGTCTAATTTTGACCTCGGTCCCTGTATTCTTCAggcatttgaaatttagtctctggtctgatttaaaaaaaaattaaaatcaactgttaatttatatttattatcaatttaattttaatttttaaataagaacattaaaaggtaaattacactaataatcacttaattattagtaagctttttttttattcatctatggaaattcgattttattttattttgctatttttccttttaactTCCGTTAATTGggataaaaatatcataaacgCTTTTGTATTAGGAGttaatcaaagagcaaattagtcattctgctaataatttcatctatttctattgttaaaaactggtctATGTATATTAGAGTAAAGTACACATGACACACTACGTGTAGCTGTCTAGTTATTCTATTAGATACTTCAATTTTTAACATTAGTTATCTAGTTATTCTGTTGAGCTCAAAATTATCGAAAATGGCAGATTTCCATAGAAATCAGTGGAGATTTTTGTTTTGGCCAAATCTTGACCTTTATCAAGAGTTTCTAACATTTTACTAGAAAGATTGGATGAAATTTGTGATATATTATATGGTTAAAGTATTTGAGAGGTACCTATATTATAAAGATTAGATTAAATtagtctttttattattaaataaatcaatttaatccctacaaaaatgttttatttacaaaaacataaaaactttaaaattattaactctattaaacaataaataatattttttgaaccGTAAATGGTACCTCTATTACATagtaaattgattcatttaacaGTAGATGGACGAATTTGATCAAGTCCCTATAATAGAGAGACCTTTTAGATACATTCACCTATTTAACACACATATATTAGAATTTTCATCACACGCATATGCATGTGAAAACCATGTATCTAAAACAcaaaaatgtgtttaaaaataatatacaacaaaTAATGAAACAAAtagtttaaaactaattaataataacacattaaatatgtatgatattaaaataaaaaaataaattacgagtcaaatgaaatttaaacacgtATATACatcatactaaaaatattaatgtgatttaagattttaataatgcaattaATATAGGTTTAAATCCcatcatataatatttttatttttttaaaatataaaattattaaagtattctcgaataatataacttattttaattatgaatgaGTGCTTTTAGCAACTTTTTTACCTGAATTGGTGCTCGATTAACTTGTACCAACAACTCGAAAAGGGGTTTTTATAATAGTATATATTTTAGCAACGTTATCTAATTGATAGAAGAAAGGATTTTAAGCAAATTTACCCTATACTAAGTACAAGAAAGATCTCAATAATATCAATggcataatttcaaaattcaccCTTAATGTTTTgagttttttcattttaatccttaaaaatTTTCATCCCTCTCTCAATATtgcaaaattcttaaaataagatcaaaattgacaaaatCCATCAATCAACCAACAATGAACGGCATGACAGCTTAGTGGATGACATGGTTGACATGGCACAACACATCATTGATGATGTGGCCTTTAtgattcaaaatatatttaaaaaattcaacaactatataattgtttaaaattttaaaagttgcaaaaaataaatttgaaatttgaaaattttccaaatattATTTCCTTTCCCTTCTCCTAATTTCCaccttattattatttactttgtttttcttttttcttgggacaaatatcaaaattatacatgaatattgatagaatttataatgttatacattaattttaattcGGTGCAtttgtataaattaaattttaatttgggttcaaatttcacatttcactaatCCCATTATTCATGTGACACAATTTCTCAAATtgttgatgtgacattttattaagctaaaaaaataaattatttaaattatttccacTTAGATCTACCGTATTGGTTATCGAATCGTCGTTTGAAGCTCACTGGTaggacttaaaaaaaatttttaatagcccagtgacttaaataaaaacttttaaatagttgagtgacttaaatgaaaacttttgaatggttcagtgaccattttgtaactttttgaaggtAAGTAACCAAAACATAAACCTACTAATAATTTAGAGACCTTATGTGTAGTTTACCCATATCTTTTTACCCGTATAATTTGAATGAGCATAAAAATAAGAGATTTTAAAAAGTTTCGGGCCTCAGCCTAACCGACCGAAAAACGCCTCTAGGCCCAGTACGGGTCAGAGTCGGTTTAATTTTGACCCGGTTTCATCCTTTTGTTCACCACTATAAAATCATAAACGGAAAACCTAATCcaatttttgttctatttttctctCTCTGAAACCATCAGCGGCAGCTATTCTCTCTCTACATATTTTGAGTTGGCAGCCGCCGTTGTTTCCGCCGGTAAACCTCTCTTATTCATCTGATTCATTATTCCTCTTTATCTTCTTCGTTTTCGTTCGTTCGCTTGAGAATCGGAGAATTCTCTCTCCACCGTCGAGATCCGCCACCACTGACGTCATTCCTGGCGGATAGGTTTTAcattttttaatcttatttttcttGAGGTTACcacagtttttttttatatatctgaTCTGCTTGAACGAAAAACAGGATCGAATTAGTGCTTTTAGGTAGTTTATGCTTTTGGTTTTAGGCACTGATCAGAAAAGTGAAATCATAGGAGGTGTGTTAGAATGGCTGGAGGGTCGGCTTTTGATGCTCTTGCTGATGATGATGATCGGATGGAAGTGAATGAGGAGAATGATGAGGATGTGGTCGCTAAAGCTTTGAAAGGCAAAAAGAAGAAGTCTAAAGGGGGAAAGAAGGGTGGAAATAGGTTTGCAGCGGCTGCACTCGATGAATTTGATGAGGAGTTCAGTGTGAAAGTCGATGAGATGAAAGCCGAGGAAGAAGATGTTCCTTCGATTTCTTTCTCggataagaaaaagaaatccaaatcgTCAAAGAAGAGTGGGAAAGCTATTGGAGGGTCAGCTTTTGATGCAATTGCTGCTGAAGATGATGATGGGGAGGTTGTTGATGATGGTGGCGATGTTTCAAAGGAAGAGAGCAAGGTTgaggttgatgatgatgatggtgatgatttGATTGCTAAGGCTTTTGCGGGAAAGAAGAAGTCCAAGGGTGGGAAAAAGGGCGGTGGAAGTAGGTTCACTGCCATGGTACTCGATGAGCTTGGTGATGAAGAAGGCGCCAAAGAGGATGTGGAAGATGATGTTCCTGTGTTTCCTTCATCAGATAAGAAAAAGAAGTCGAAGTCTTCTAAGAAGGTTGGTAATCCATCCAGTGCCCCCGCACTTGATGAACTTGAAAGCGATTCGGAGTTGAAAGAGCATGAGGAAGATGAtgttccttctttttctttctcagatAAGAAAAAGAAGTCAAAATCAAAGTCTTCTAAGAAGAGTGGTAATTCTTTCAGTGCAGCATTGCTTGATGACGAAGATGAAGGAGATGCTTCAGTACCTGAATCCACTGGTGCCGCTGCTATTGATGATTACGATGACAATACTTCCATGGTTGCATTTTCAGGTAAGAAAAAGAAGTCATCCAAGAAGAAAAGTAGTGCCGCATTTGCAGCCTTGGGTGATGAGGCAGAGCTGCAAAGTGAAGTTTCAGACATGGTTGAAACCGAACTATCAAGTTTAGGAACTAGAAATGTTGAAGCTGTTGATTCTAAAACCAACAACAAGAGTGAAGAGGCTGTGGAAACTTCGAAGAACAAGAAGAGGAACAAGAAGAAGAATAAGAGTGGAAGGACTGCACAAGAGGAGGAAGATTTGGATAAAATTCTTGCTGAACTTGGTGAGGGGCCTGCCGTAACAAAACCCATAACAGCAGCCCCTCCCCAGGAGGAGAAAGCCCAGGTTCAGCCAGAGCCAGAGCCAGAGCCGGAGCCAGTTATCGCTGCTGATGCTACAGGTGAGAAAGAAGGTGAGGATGAACCTGCAGAGTCTGCTGcagcaaagaagaagaaaaaaaagaaggaaaaggaaaaggagaaGAAGGCGGCTGCAGCTGCAGCAGCGGTTAAGGAAGAGGAAACGAAAACAGAGACCTCTGATGccaaaaagaaagatgctaagaGTAAAGCTGCTGACAAGAAACTA from Gossypium hirsutum isolate 1008001.06 chromosome A04, Gossypium_hirsutum_v2.1, whole genome shotgun sequence includes:
- the LOC107933383 gene encoding putative ABC transporter C family member 15 isoform X2, encoding MEASLEVVNVPFAIALLAWIIIDILKRRGHENDSDNDDVKGKTRGYLRVFNVVTVVFSIIIFVLNLGFGFYIYWNYGIVPTKSVCLAITWFLASLVLIYWMNRGFSELKPRPPLVLILWWVFSFGLVLFSVLVYVVRLLGFRELPYRLPEPNIVDVISLPLLVLFCCRCCCRRLSHGELERPLLLRKENDDDSSFNNASIWSQLTFQWLNPLFEKGRIEKLELHHVPSVPESETADNASLLLEESIRKQKTKSTSLPKAITGTVWKSLAINAVFAGLNTIASYIGPFLISNFVNFLTQKDDSSSYQYGLVLAFIFLFSKTVESLTQRLWYFGAHRIGIRVRAALTVLIYKKSLSTKFVGPSNGKVINLINVDAERIGDFCWYIHGVWLLPIQVFLALVILYWNLGAAPSVAAVFATILVMVSNTPLANRQERLHSKIMEAKDSRIKVTSETLKSMRVLKLHSWEPTFLNKLLQLRETERNWLKKYLYTCSAVAFLFWASPTLVSVITFGVCILLETPLTSGTVLSALATFRILQEPIYNLPELISMIAQTKVSFDRIQEFVGEEDQRKFITSSGPKESGVAVEIEAGEYAWDSSSQSLKNPTIKITEKMKIMKGYKIAICGSVGSGKSSLLCSILGEIPRISGAVIKVYGKKAYVPQRPWVQTGTIRENILFGKDMDDAFYESVLEACALNQDIEMWDNKDMSVVGERGMNLSGGQKQRIQLARAVYSDSDIYILDDPFSAVDAHTGTHLFKKCLKGLLSEKTVIYATHQLEFLDAADLVLVMKDGLVVQSGKYEELIADSDGELVRQMNAHRKSLDQMNPPQDDDSLIAKPCQISQIEVIEEKYGDPLCFGKLFERSQEEKTETGRVKWSVYSTFVTAAYKGALVPVVLLCQVLFQGLQIGSNYWIAWATEENHKVSREQLIGIFVMLSGGSSIFILGRAVLLATIAIETAQRLFLGMITSVFRAPISFFDSTPSSRILNRSSTDQSTLDTDIPYRLAGLAFALIQLLSIIILMSHVAWQIFLLFIAILGISFWYQTYYITTARDLARMVGSRKAPILHHFSESITGAGTIRCFNQEDRFIEKNLSLIDDYSRVAFHNSGTMEWLCVRINFLFNFVFFLVLIILVSLPRSTIDPSLAGLAATYGLNLNVLQAWVIWNLCNVENKMISVERVLQFTNIASEAPLVIEDHRPKPEWPTEGTIELENLQVQYKPTLPVVLKGITCTFPGEMKIGVVGRTGSGKSTLIQALFRVVEPSGGRIIIDGVDISTIGLQDLRSRLGIIPQDPTLFQGTIRTNLDPLQQHTDQEIWEVLHKCRLADIVRQDQRLLDAPGINVNSNMSVNTSMHPTRIRYTLF
- the LOC107933383 gene encoding putative ABC transporter C family member 15 isoform X1, with the protein product MEASLEVVNVPFAIALLAWIIIDILKRRGHENDSDNDDVKGKTRGYLRVFNVVTVVFSIIIFVLNLGFGFYIYWNYGIVPTKSVCLAITWFLASLVLIYWMNRGFSELKPRPPLVLILWWVFSFGLVLFSVLVYVVRLLGFRELPYRLPEPNIVDVISLPLLVLFCCRCCCRRLSHGELERPLLLRKENDDDSSFNNASIWSQLTFQWLNPLFEKGRIEKLELHHVPSVPESETADNASLLLEESIRKQKTKSTSLPKAITGTVWKSLAINAVFAGLNTIASYIGPFLISNFVNFLTQKDDSSSYQYGLVLAFIFLFSKTVESLTQRLWYFGAHRIGIRVRAALTVLIYKKSLSTKFVGPSNGKVINLINVDAERIGDFCWYIHGVWLLPIQVFLALVILYWNLGAAPSVAAVFATILVMVSNTPLANRQERLHSKIMEAKDSRIKVTSETLKSMRVLKLHSWEPTFLNKLLQLRETERNWLKKYLYTCSAVAFLFWASPTLVSVITFGVCILLETPLTSGTVLSALATFRILQEPIYNLPELISMIAQTKVSFDRIQEFVGEEDQRKFITSSGPKESGVAVEIEAGEYAWDSSSQSLKNPTIKITEKMKIMKGYKIAICGSVGSGKSSLLCSILGEIPRISGAVIKVYGKKAYVPQRPWVQTGTIRENILFGKDMDDAFYESVLEACALNQDIEMWDNKDMSVVGERGMNLSGGQKQRIQLARAVYSDSDIYILDDPFSAVDAHTGTHLFKKCLKGLLSEKTVIYATHQLEFLDAADLVLVMKDGLVVQSGKYEELIADSDGELVRQMNAHRKSLDQMNPPQDDDSLIAKPCQISQIEVIEEKYGDPLCFGKLFERSQEEKTETGRVKWSVYSTFVTAAYKGALVPVVLLCQVLFQGLQIGSNYWIAWATEENHKVSREQLIGIFVMLSGGSSIFILGRAVLLATIAIETAQRLFLGMITSVFRAPISFFDSTPSSRILNRSSTDQSTLDTDIPYRLAGLAFALIQLLSIIILMSHVAWQIFLLFIAILGISFWYQTYYITTARDLARMVGSRKAPILHHFSESITGAGTIRCFNQEDRFIEKNLSLIDDYSRVAFHNSGTMEWLCVRINFLFNFVFFLVLIILVSLPRSTIDPSLAGLAATYGLNLNVLQAWVIWNLCNVENKMISVERVLQFTNIASEAPLVIEDHRPKPEWPTEGTIELENLQVQYKPTLPVVLKGITCTFPGEMKIGVVGRTGSGKSTLIQALFRVVEPSGGRIIIDGVDISTIGLQDLRSRLGIIPQDPTLFQGTIRTNLDPLQQHTDQEIWEVLHKCRLADIVRQDQRLLDAPVAEDGENWSVGQRQLVCLARVLLKKRRILVLDEATASIDTATDNVIQETIREETSKCTVITVAHRIPTVIDNDLVLVLDKGKIVEYDKPGNLLEDSCSSFSKLVAEFLRSSSKSNNNNVHHR